The DNA segment TAGAGAAACAGCCGTCAGGGTCGCTGGTGGAGCGTTTGCGCAGCTACTTTTAAATGAATTTGACATATCTATAAAAAGCGGTGTTTTGAGCGTTGGGGACGTGATGGCAGATGAGCTTAACTGGGATTTATCAGATAAATCTGAAATTTTCGCGTTAGGTAGCGAAAATAAGATGAAAGAGCTTATAATGAAAATACGCGAAGAGCACGATAGTATCGGTGCTAGTGTTCTTAGTGTAGCTAGTGGTTTGCCAGTTGGACTTGGAGAGGGGCTGTATAATAAGCTTGACGCGGCTCTGGCTGGGGCTTTAATGGGTATAAATGGCGTAAAGGCGGTAGAGATAGGCGAGGGTATAAATGCAAGTAGACTAAAAGGCTCACAAAACAACGATCAAATGGATAGCAACGGCTTTTTAAGTAACCACGCAGGTGGGGTACTTGGCGGTATGAGTTCAGGAGAGCAAGTCGTGATAAAAACGCACTTTAAACCGACTCCATCGATTTTTAAGTCACAAAAAACGCAAAATTTAAACAGCGAGTGCGTGGATTTTGAGCTACGAGGCAGACACGATCCTTGCATAGGTATACGTGGCAGTGTTGTGACAACAGCGATGATTAGGCTGGTTGTCGCTGATATGTTGCTTTTAAATTCTTGTGCAAATATTAAAAATTTAAAGAAAATTTATAGGTAAAAAACTAAAAAATTTTCATTTTTTATTATTTTTTATATATACCTTATTATTGCTTTGGTTGCGACAAAATAGATAAAAATATATTGTTTTTAGGGTGTTATTATATATCTTTGGCTATTTTTGAATTTAAAATTTATTTAAAAATGCCATATACAATTTTCCGAAATTTTTAAAAAGGATAAGAATGGCAATATCTGCTAGAAATCAGCTAAACGTAGCAATCACAGAGGTAAAAACAGGTGCGGTAAATTCGCTAGTTACAGCAAAACTAAAGGGTGGCGAAATTTTAAAGGCAACCGTTACAACAGATAGCGAGAAAAATCTTGGGCTAAAAGCTGGACTTGAAGCGGTATTTTTATTTAAAGCCTCAAGCGTGATCGTAAGTTGCGATGAGTCACTAAAGCTATCTGCTACAAACCAGATAAAAGGCGTTGTAAAATCAGTAGTTGACGGCTCTGTAAATTCAGAAGTTATCATAGACGCAAATGGCGATGAGATCGGTGCTATCATCACAAAAGAGTCAGCTAAAAAACTAGCCTTAAAAGCTGGAGATAAAGCAACAGCGATAATAAAAGCGACAAATATCATCGTCGGAGTGAGATAAATTTGCCTACTTTTGTAGGCAAATTTTAGCTTTTAAACTGATTTAACTTCATATTTAGGCTCTCTACTTGCTTATTTAGCATATCAGAAGCCTTTGATATCTCCTCAACACTTCTTGTATTTTCAGATGATAGTTGATTTACTTTAGTAAAGTCCTGCATCGTTTTTCCAATGCTCATAGCCATTTGCTTAACCTCTTGTGAGGCCAAATTTGTCTTGCTAATGGCATCCTCAAGAAGCCTTGCGGTTTCTTCTATCTCAGCCTGAGAGTTGTTTGAGTCACTAGCCACATCCGATACAAATTTTGAGTTTTCATTCATCATAGTTGAGGCGTCATTTACTGATTGGATTATCAAATTTATCGTGTTGTTTATCTCTATTAGCGACTTTGATGTCTTCTCAGCAAGTTGCCTTACCTCATCTGCGACAACGGCAAATCCGCGTCCGTGCTCCCCTGCACGAGCCGCTTCAATGGCGGCGTTAAGAGCGAGTAAATTTGTCTGATCAGCTATATCGTTTATGACTTGCAAAACAGCCTTGACGTCATCTGTGTTTTGGACTAAATTTCTAAGGCGATTAGATAACTCCTGCTCGGTTTGCGCGACTTGATCTACGTTTGTAACCGTTTTTGCAAGATTATTTTTTGTATTTTTTAGTGTATCTCCCACGGCGACAAGATCTTTAAGCGCCTCTTGGGTTTTTTCATTTGAGCTTTCGCTAGAGGTTGTAACGACTAAGGTATCGTCCATAATACCCTTAATAATCCTAAACTCATCCTCAACCCTAGAGGTTATCTCTCTTGAGGTAGAGCTAAGCTCCTCAGATAACGAAGCGTTCTCGCTGCTACTGTCTTTTGCTTCGTTTATGAGAACCCTTATCTTTTCTATAAAGGTGTTCATGTTTGAGCTTATCTTGCCGATCTCATCTTTTGAGTTGAAATTTAAACGCTTAGTAAGATCGCCCTCACCAACGGCTAAATCCCCTGAAAGCTCCACCAATCTCACAATCGGGCGGAATAAAATTTTAAGCAACAACCAAACCAAAACAATCGCCACAATCGCTGTAACAGCACCGATAGCTAGGCTAAATTTGGCATTTTGTGCATTTAACGCCAAAGCGTCATCAAGCCTTAGCGCAAACAATACACTTAAACCAGTATCTGATATGGCAGAGTAGGATAAAAGCTTGTCCTCTTGGTTAAATTTGTAGTAATAAACCCCGTTTTTGTTCCTATCAATCTCGCTTGCGATAGCCCTTAAAGTTGAGTCAAGATCGGCTATATTTTTGCCTATCATATCCTTGTTTGGATGATATAAGCAGGTGCCGTCTTTAGTGATCAGAACAAAATATCCGTTGGCATTTTTCAAATCATCGCCATTAAACATATCAACAACCTCGCCAAACGATACGTCAGCTCCCATAACTCCTATAAATTTGCCGTCCTTTACTATCGGCGCAGCAAACGTAGTGACGGCTTGTCCTGTTGCCTTATCGGTGTAAAAATCGGTGGTAATGACGCTATTTTTAGACTTTGCTTTTATGTACCAATCCCTAGTATCAGC comes from the Campylobacter mucosalis genome and includes:
- the aroC gene encoding chorismate synthase, translated to MNTFGHKLTLTTFGESHGVAIGGVVDGFPAGIKIDVDFIQNELDKRRPGKNKFATARDECDRVEIFSGIFDGISTGTPIGFAIFNQNQKSNDYENLREIFRPAHADFTYFKKYGIRDHRGGGRSSARETAVRVAGGAFAQLLLNEFDISIKSGVLSVGDVMADELNWDLSDKSEIFALGSENKMKELIMKIREEHDSIGASVLSVASGLPVGLGEGLYNKLDAALAGALMGINGVKAVEIGEGINASRLKGSQNNDQMDSNGFLSNHAGGVLGGMSSGEQVVIKTHFKPTPSIFKSQKTQNLNSECVDFELRGRHDPCIGIRGSVVTTAMIRLVVADMLLLNSCANIKNLKKIYR
- a CDS encoding TOBE domain-containing protein, which encodes MAISARNQLNVAITEVKTGAVNSLVTAKLKGGEILKATVTTDSEKNLGLKAGLEAVFLFKASSVIVSCDESLKLSATNQIKGVVKSVVDGSVNSEVIIDANGDEIGAIITKESAKKLALKAGDKATAIIKATNIIVGVR